From the Capnocytophaga sp. oral taxon 878 genome, the window AAGCTCTGTTTGCCAATGATGTCTATCCACTTGCCTCCAAAGGAGCGTTTAGGCTTTACTACACTTCTGCTTCAGAAGCTAACCAGTCTCTCTCCGTTTGGATAAGCGACTCCTTCGGCAATGAACAAAAACTTGACTTTGAGTTTAATGTGAAGAAAGAGTAAAGATATAAAGCCAAAATTCTCCTTTCTCTTCCAAAACAAGCCTACTTTTAAAAGTGGGCTTGTTTTGTTTTACCTTTGCGCAAAATAATGCAAATGGAAGTAGTAGTTATAGAAAAATCTGTTTTTGAACAGATACAAAAAGACGTACAGCAACTCAACAATTCTCTGCAAGTGATAATGGATACTTATAGGGGGATTTGGCAAAAAGAAAAGTGGTTAGACTCTCAGGAGGTTTGTCTGCTTCTGGGTATTAGTAAGCGTACCTTGCAGTATTATAAAGACCAAAAACTCTTGCCTTTCTCGTGCATCCACCGCAAGAACTATTTTAAGCGTAGTGATGTAGAACAGCTTTTAACCTCTAACCATCAAACCCGATGAACTTACTCACAGAAACACACCAGGAACTAAGCTCTTACCTTAGTCAGCTTGAAAACCTTAAACAGCAAATGGACTTTATCCTTAAAAACTTCCGCCCTGTATTTGACGGCGAGGTATTTCTATCAGGAAAGGAGGTCTGTGAGCTGCTGCATATCACCAAAAGAACCCTACAGCAATACCGTGATGATGGGCTCTTTCCTTATATCCAAATTGGTGGTAAAATTCTCTTTAAACAAAGTGATATTCTAAAGATTTTGGAGGCTAACTATAAGAAATAGCTCCTTTTTTTATCTTTAATGGCTTTCTTATAAGGCTTCTCTCTATCCTAAACCAACAAAAAATCTATCTGTAAGGTTTTTCTTTTGCTTCTTTTCTTTCTC encodes:
- a CDS encoding helix-turn-helix domain-containing protein codes for the protein MEVVVIEKSVFEQIQKDVQQLNNSLQVIMDTYRGIWQKEKWLDSQEVCLLLGISKRTLQYYKDQKLLPFSCIHRKNYFKRSDVEQLLTSNHQTR
- a CDS encoding helix-turn-helix domain-containing protein, with protein sequence MNLLTETHQELSSYLSQLENLKQQMDFILKNFRPVFDGEVFLSGKEVCELLHITKRTLQQYRDDGLFPYIQIGGKILFKQSDILKILEANYKK